The genomic DNA TTTGTAGCCTGATCGGCCGGCGAGAAGACTAGAAGAGCTGTCAAAGACATACAGGTGTAGCTACCTGTCATCGCAAAGCCCTTATCGTTTGACCCTGCTGGTTGAAGCAAGAGTAAATTGTCCGCATCTCCACTGGCTGCCTGAGCCAATTTACCTTCCGGTGCGCAGGTAATCGTCACTTGATAGAGCTGATTGACCAACTGTTTTGCGACTTCTACTGCTGCGACACTCTCTGGTGAATTGCCACTGCGGGCAAAAGAAACCAAGATGGTTGGCACATCCGCTTGAAGATAGTCGTGCGGGCGACTGACCAACTCCACCGTTCCCACCGTTAGGAAACGAATCTGTTTGAGATCGTTGACTTGATTGAGATAGTTGGCAATGGTCTGTCCCACAAAATCTGATGTACCAGCCCCTGTGAAGATAACCTGAATAAATTCATGCTTGGCACGAACACCTGTAAGAAAAGCCTCAATCGCTTCTAGTTGATCAACATAAAGCTGATACGCTTCCTTCCATAGTTTCGGCTGCTGGTAAATTTCAGGTGCAGTAATAATTGCTCCCAATCGTTCTAATTCTTCCTTTGCCAAATGAAACATAGCATCCTCCTGTATTGTATTACTGGTTATAACCACTATTTGCTTTTATTATACCCCAACTTCCTTTTTCCGTCAATAGAAAATAGGTTAATATATTAAAATATTGCTCACCCTATCTTATTTCCCTATTTCCACCCTTCACAAAACATGGTATAATAAGTGGTCAAGACATTTTGGAGGAATTACTTATGATGAATATGCAAAATATGATGCGCCAAGCGCAGAAGTTACAGAAACAAATGGAGAAAAGTCAGGCTGAGCTAGCTGCAAGTCAGTTTACCGGTACTTCGGCCCAAGATTTGGTGAGTGCAACCTTTACAGGAGATAAAAAGCTGGTCAGCATTGACTTCAAAGCCGAAGTTGTAGACCCAGAGGATCTTGAAACCCTGCAAGATATGACGGTACAGGCAATTAACGATGCCCTCACCAAGATTGACGAGGCTACTCAGAAAAAATTAGGAGCCTTCGCAGGAAAACTTCCATTTTAATATCGAAAAGACGTGAGCCTTTTACAATCGGCTCACGTCTTTTGGTTTAAAAGCGATAGAGTAGGGACTGGAGTTGGAAGAGAAAGAGATCCGCATACTGCCGGTTATCCTTCAGATCTTTCATCAGTGTCTTCATCGTTGACAACTGATCAGTGATGATACCATCCACCTGCAGGGTAATCATTTGCTTCATGCTGTCCTCGTCATTGGGCGTCCAGGCATAAACCGTCTGCCCCTTCAACCAGGAGCGAAGCAAGAAGTCTTGATCCAAACTAGAATATTCCATGGTGTAGCCATTTGCCACAGTATCTGGATAAATAGAGTTAAAAGGAAGAATGAAATAAGAAACCAACCGTTCATCATAGGCTCTCACCTTCTGGATGACTCCATAATCCAAGGACTGCATTTGGTGCCCCTTGGCAATTAGGCGCTGACCATATTTTTTCAGGAAGTTGGGCATCAGCTCTTTGGAGTCTTGCTTGGTCACCTTGATTTCAACCAGTAGTTTCTGCCCCAATTCATCCGCTCGATCCAAATAAGCATCAAAGGACGGTACCGGGCTAGACATCCCATTTTCCGAAGCCATCATCCCCGTCAGCTCTGCCAAGGTATAATCATGTGTTCCGCCCGGATTGCCCGTCAACTGGGTCAAATCCGTATCGTGCATGACTACGAACTCCAAGTCCTTGGTTTCCTGAACATCCATTTCAACATAGTCTGGCGCTATCTGGGCAGTTTTTTCCAGTGCCTCAATCGTATTTTGCACACCATTAGCATCGTCCACTCCGCGATGGGAAATGGTCAAAGGCATGGTTTCAAAAGGGAAATAAAAGGTAACCACTCCCTGAACAAGGAAGAAAAGGCTCGATACCAAAAGAATGCTCAAACGAAGACCGTGTCGCAAACTCTTTCGAGGATAAACCGGTAAGTTCCACCCTGTCAGCAAGGC from Streptococcus oriscaviae includes the following:
- a CDS encoding SIS domain-containing protein, which translates into the protein MFHLAKEELERLGAIITAPEIYQQPKLWKEAYQLYVDQLEAIEAFLTGVRAKHEFIQVIFTGAGTSDFVGQTIANYLNQVNDLKQIRFLTVGTVELVSRPHDYLQADVPTILVSFARSGNSPESVAAVEVAKQLVNQLYQVTITCAPEGKLAQAASGDADNLLLLQPAGSNDKGFAMTGSYTCMSLTALLVFSPADQATKAAWVDTIARLGQDVLDREDYILELIDMDFERVIYLGAGGFYGLAHEAQLKILELTAGKIATMYESPLGFRHGPKSFVNDKTIVIEFVSNDSYTRLYDVDLLNEVHGDGIAARVVALSATALDKTEAPNFVLAAGGEDLPDLFLSFPYILFAQTFSLLAAVKCENLPDTPSPTGTVNRVVQGVIIHPL
- a CDS encoding YbaB/EbfC family nucleoid-associated protein, with protein sequence MMNMQNMMRQAQKLQKQMEKSQAELAASQFTGTSAQDLVSATFTGDKKLVSIDFKAEVVDPEDLETLQDMTVQAINDALTKIDEATQKKLGAFAGKLPF
- a CDS encoding glycerophosphodiester phosphodiesterase codes for the protein MKKINTEFQKIYYNLDKILLLFFTLFVLMEFVWIPLNSWLAEYFLSLTGYTYLTASNFLAVFTSNWLVTGGFVSLFLVNILVAYLEIALIFTGVWQLLDTKAKRLSAYIRSVQKHLFEVIKEITLSKVLFLLLYSVILLPFLRKILNIYYFKKLLIPQFIVDYLSNNLWVAILILLSLIFFFWLGSRLMYALPEIFFEHEKVKDAVLYSWEKTKGRKQISSGLRLLWITLQPSLLFWAFGLLLYGLQVFVDSALPTVAPVLVLLSFVLVKLAYYSAIALFMMKLVALLTGWNLPVYPRKSLRHGLRLSILLVSSLFFLVQGVVTFYFPFETMPLTISHRGVDDANGVQNTIEALEKTAQIAPDYVEMDVQETKDLEFVVMHDTDLTQLTGNPGGTHDYTLAELTGMMASENGMSSPVPSFDAYLDRADELGQKLLVEIKVTKQDSKELMPNFLKKYGQRLIAKGHQMQSLDYGVIQKVRAYDERLVSYFILPFNSIYPDTVANGYTMEYSSLDQDFLLRSWLKGQTVYAWTPNDEDSMKQMITLQVDGIITDQLSTMKTLMKDLKDNRQYADLFLFQLQSLLYRF